The Drosophila bipectinata strain 14024-0381.07 chromosome 2L, DbipHiC1v2, whole genome shotgun sequence genome has a segment encoding these proteins:
- the LOC108125479 gene encoding uncharacterized protein, which translates to MCPWKGFSLLGNSGPLPAPPDVFVITAPLPVSRRVSLLQAVHSFRIEDPENMLESVLFVLRQFYKFVCPLQIFYEIEEMERTDCREEREIWYEI; encoded by the exons ATGTG CCCTTGGAAAGGCTTTTCTCTACTTGGGAACTCCGGCCCTTTGCCCGCTCCACCAGACGTGTTCGTTATCACAGCTCCACTGCCAGTATCTAGGCGTGTGTCCCTTCTGCAGGCCGTGCACTCTTTCCGTATCGAGGATCCCGAAAACATGCTTGAATCGGTACTCTTCGTGCTAAGGCAGTTCTATAAATTCGTCTGCCCCCTGCAAATCTTCTATGAAATCGAGGAAATGGAACGGACCGACTGCAGGGAGGAACGGGAAATCTGGTATGAAATTTAA